The genomic stretch ATTCGTATCATCTCCGGTTCATTCACCAATCAGTGGCAAAGTAAAAGAAATCTCGCTGCAGTCGCACCCGGTGCTCGGACGAAGCCCGGCGGTAGTCATCGAAGCAAACACCGAAAATAATCTTCCTAAAGAGCCGGTTTTTAGTGAATTTACAAGCAGTTTCAGTGAAGAAAAATACTCGGTCGAACAAATATGCACAGCCATACGCGAAGGCGGTCTTGTCGGTATGGGTGGTGCGGGATTTCCGACGAGAGTGAAAATAGACCCGAATCCAAAGCAGCCGAAGGAAACTTTGATTATCAACGGTTGTGAGTGCGAGCCGTATATCACCTGTGACTATCGGATTATGTTAGAGTGGACAAACCAAATCATTGCAGGAGTCAAACTTGCGAGAAAAGCGACCGGCTGCTCGAAGGTTTTCATCGGCATCGAAGATAACAAGCCGCAGGCAATCGATAGTTTTAGCGAAGCACTGAAAACTTCCGGAGACGACGATATTAAGGTCGTCGCGGTCAAAACGAAATATCCCCAAGGCGGTGAAAGACAGCTCATAAAAGCAGTTCTCAACAGATACGTTCCAACAGGCGGAATCCCTCCTATGATTGGCGTTGTAGTGTTAAACGTTGCTACCGCAGCCGCAATCGCCGAGGCAGTCGTATGCAAACGTCCGCTGACTCACAGGGTCGTAACCGTTACCGGAGAGGCAATCGCCAAGCCGGGCAATTATTACATGCCCATAGGTCTGCCGGTTTCCGAAATTATAGATTTCTGCGGCGGTGTAACTCAAAAATCCGCAAAGGTTGTCGTCGG from Phycisphaerae bacterium encodes the following:
- the rsxC gene encoding electron transport complex subunit RsxC, whose amino-acid sequence is MKIDTKGRFSFPGGTHPPQSKNLTCESSIQPGPAVKQVAIMLSQHTGAACQPTVKKGDLVQAGQKIGDSDAFVSSPVHSPISGKVKEISLQSHPVLGRSPAVVIEANTENNLPKEPVFSEFTSSFSEEKYSVEQICTAIREGGLVGMGGAGFPTRVKIDPNPKQPKETLIINGCECEPYITCDYRIMLEWTNQIIAGVKLARKATGCSKVFIGIEDNKPQAIDSFSEALKTSGDDDIKVVAVKTKYPQGGERQLIKAVLNRYVPTGGIPPMIGVVVLNVATAAAIAEAVVCKRPLTHRVVTVTGEAIAKPGNYYMPIGLPVSEIIDFCGGVTQKSAKVVVGGPMMGIAIADLSTPTSKTTGAVTVLTEEQIGKAKFERRQTPCIRCGRCLEVCPENLMPTKIAHAVKNSLWDIAESYYIRACIECGCCSYVCPAKIEIAGYIKTGKITLARQKKKIPG